A stretch of Bordetella genomosp. 13 DNA encodes these proteins:
- a CDS encoding SMP-30/gluconolactonase/LRE family protein, translated as MKHNVSAGRRTVLRAAGAAALLPGMAHAWQPAQRYPDPAIVSLDPAFDKYRLFNAAVEQLATGMRWCEGPVWFGDGRYLLWSDVAADRIMKWDEETGQVSAFRRPSNYSNGNTRDRQGRLLTCEHLTRRVTRTEYDGSITVLLDRYEGKRLNSPNDIVCRSDGSVWFTDPPFGIGGNYEGRAAQSELPQSVYRIDGKTGAATAVITDLKGPNGLCFSPDESKLYVVEGRATPHRLIHVYDVLDGGTRLGNRNVFLEAVDATIDGMRCDVDGNLWCGWGMGEGKDGVMAVSPQGKLLGHIKLPERCANLCFGGPQRNRLFMAASRSVYAVYVNTQGVAGG; from the coding sequence ATGAAACACAACGTCAGCGCGGGGCGGCGCACGGTGTTGCGCGCCGCGGGCGCCGCGGCGCTGTTGCCTGGCATGGCGCACGCCTGGCAGCCCGCGCAGCGCTATCCCGACCCGGCCATCGTGTCGCTGGACCCGGCCTTCGACAAGTATCGGCTGTTCAATGCCGCGGTCGAGCAGCTCGCCACGGGCATGCGATGGTGCGAAGGTCCGGTGTGGTTCGGCGATGGACGCTATCTGCTGTGGAGCGACGTGGCGGCCGATCGCATCATGAAGTGGGACGAGGAAACCGGGCAGGTGAGCGCGTTCCGCCGGCCGTCGAACTATTCCAACGGCAACACGCGCGACCGCCAGGGGCGGCTGCTGACGTGCGAGCATCTCACGCGGCGCGTCACGCGCACGGAATACGACGGGTCCATCACCGTGCTGCTGGATCGCTATGAGGGCAAGCGCCTGAACTCGCCGAACGACATCGTGTGCCGCTCGGACGGGTCGGTGTGGTTCACGGATCCGCCCTTCGGCATCGGCGGCAATTACGAGGGGCGCGCGGCGCAGTCCGAGCTGCCGCAGTCGGTGTACCGCATCGACGGCAAGACCGGCGCCGCCACCGCCGTCATCACCGACCTCAAAGGCCCCAACGGCCTGTGCTTCTCTCCCGACGAAAGCAAGCTGTACGTGGTCGAGGGGCGCGCCACGCCGCATCGCCTGATCCACGTCTACGACGTGCTGGACGGCGGCACGCGGCTGGGCAACCGCAACGTATTCCTCGAGGCCGTCGACGCCACCATCGACGGCATGCGGTGCGACGTGGACGGCAACCTGTGGTGCGGCTGGGGCATGGGCGAGGGCAAGGACGGGGTGATGGCGGTGTCGCCGCAAGGCAAGCTGCTGGGCCACATCAAGCTGCCCGAGCGCTGCGCCAACCTGTGCTTCGGCGGTCCGCAGCGCAACCGGCTGTTCATGGCGGCCAGCCGCTCGGTGTATGCGGTATACGTCAACACGCAAGGCGTGGCGGGCGGATGA
- a CDS encoding dihydrodipicolinate synthase family protein, whose amino-acid sequence MKTTPVTAADLRRSVIAVPPLARSADLSLNEAANRALLRHLEDGGVRSVMYGGNANFYNVGVSEYARLVDFLAEAAGADTWVLPSAGPDFGKLMDQAAILRTREFPTAMLLPMSFPYTDAGLADGVRRFSDALGKPAVVYIKSADYLAPATVARLIEEGRIAALKYAVVRDDPADDPYLSALREAVDSRWIVSGIGERPAIEHMRGFGLQSFTSGSVCVAPRGSMRLLGLLRDGHYEEAEQVRQAYLPLEDCRDGISPIRVLHDAVTLSGVADMGPMLPLLTGLSESERQRVAPVARALLEWDRGVAPA is encoded by the coding sequence ATGAAAACCACCCCGGTCACCGCCGCAGACCTGCGGCGCTCCGTCATCGCGGTGCCGCCGCTGGCGCGCAGCGCCGACCTGTCGCTGAACGAGGCGGCCAATCGCGCGCTGCTGCGCCATCTCGAAGATGGCGGCGTACGCAGCGTCATGTACGGCGGCAACGCGAACTTCTACAACGTGGGCGTCAGCGAGTACGCCCGGCTGGTGGATTTCCTGGCCGAGGCGGCCGGCGCGGACACCTGGGTGCTGCCTTCCGCGGGGCCCGATTTCGGCAAGCTGATGGACCAGGCCGCGATCCTGCGCACGCGCGAATTTCCCACGGCCATGCTGCTGCCGATGTCGTTCCCGTACACCGACGCCGGCCTGGCCGACGGCGTGCGTCGCTTCAGCGATGCGCTGGGCAAGCCGGCAGTGGTCTACATCAAGAGCGCCGACTATCTGGCGCCTGCGACGGTGGCGCGCCTGATCGAAGAAGGGCGCATCGCCGCGCTGAAGTACGCGGTGGTGCGTGACGATCCGGCGGACGATCCCTACCTGTCGGCGCTGCGCGAGGCGGTCGATTCGCGCTGGATCGTCAGCGGCATCGGCGAACGTCCGGCCATCGAACACATGCGGGGTTTCGGACTGCAGAGTTTCACGTCCGGTTCCGTCTGCGTGGCGCCGCGCGGCTCGATGCGCCTGCTCGGTCTGCTGCGCGACGGCCATTACGAGGAAGCCGAACAGGTCCGCCAGGCCTATCTGCCGCTGGAGGATTGCCGCGATGGCATCAGTCCCATCCGCGTGCTGCACGACGCCGTGACGCTCTCCGGCGTGGCAGACATGGGGCCGATGCTGCCCCTGCTGACCGGTCTGTCCGAGTCCGAGCGCCAGCGTGTCGCGCCGGTTGCCCGGGCCCTGCTCGAATGGGACCGCGGCGTGGCGCCGGCCTGA
- a CDS encoding Bug family tripartite tricarboxylate transporter substrate binding protein yields MLVVPLRLRAACAALVAGACLTMPAHAQNAQGYPDREVRILVPFPAGGTTDIAARVVAAELGKAWNKPVVVDNKAGAGGNVGTGEAARAKPDGYTLLMGTVSTHAINQSVYAQLPYDPVKDFDPVTLVIPVPNILELNPAFADRNNIRSVSDLVAFLKANPGKVNMASTGNGTSTHLSGELFQAMTGTRMTHVPYKGSSPALTDVMAGSADLIFDNLPSSMGFLKAGKLRPLAVTTAKRSPALPDVPTMAEAGIAGYEASSWFGLLAPAGTPPAIIDKVQRDVARALQQEDVKRQLQAQGAEPSGITPAAFKAFMAQETDKWAKVVRQSGAKVD; encoded by the coding sequence ATGCTTGTCGTACCTCTACGCCTGCGCGCCGCCTGCGCCGCCCTGGTGGCGGGCGCCTGCCTGACCATGCCCGCTCACGCCCAGAACGCCCAGGGCTACCCCGATCGCGAGGTCCGCATCCTCGTGCCCTTTCCGGCCGGCGGCACCACCGACATCGCCGCGCGCGTGGTGGCGGCCGAACTCGGCAAGGCCTGGAACAAGCCGGTCGTGGTCGACAACAAGGCCGGCGCGGGCGGCAACGTGGGCACGGGCGAAGCCGCCCGCGCCAAGCCTGACGGCTACACCCTGCTGATGGGCACCGTCAGCACGCATGCCATCAATCAATCCGTGTACGCCCAGCTGCCGTACGACCCGGTGAAAGACTTCGACCCGGTCACTCTCGTGATACCGGTGCCCAACATCCTCGAACTGAATCCTGCCTTCGCCGACCGGAACAACATCCGCAGCGTGTCCGACCTGGTGGCGTTCCTGAAAGCGAACCCGGGCAAGGTCAACATGGCGTCCACCGGCAACGGCACCTCCACGCATCTGTCGGGCGAGCTGTTCCAGGCGATGACGGGCACGCGGATGACGCACGTTCCCTACAAGGGCAGCAGCCCTGCGCTGACCGACGTGATGGCCGGTTCGGCCGACCTGATCTTCGACAACCTGCCCTCGTCCATGGGCTTCCTGAAGGCGGGCAAGCTGCGGCCGCTGGCGGTCACCACCGCCAAGCGCTCGCCCGCGCTGCCCGACGTGCCCACCATGGCCGAGGCCGGCATCGCGGGCTACGAGGCGTCCAGCTGGTTCGGCCTGTTGGCGCCGGCGGGCACGCCGCCCGCCATCATCGACAAGGTGCAGCGCGACGTGGCGCGCGCGCTGCAGCAGGAGGATGTGAAACGTCAGCTGCAGGCCCAGGGCGCCGAGCCCTCGGGCATCACGCCCGCCGCCTTCAAGGCCTTCATGGCGCAGGAAACCGACAAGTGGGCCAAGGTGGTCCGGCAGTCGGGCGCCAAGGTGGACTGA
- a CDS encoding Bug family tripartite tricarboxylate transporter substrate binding protein gives MACALLGAAAPTQAQQYPDKPVTMIVPFVPGGSSDITGRSVTPGLAKLLGQTFVVENKAGANSAIGAQALARATPDGYTMMVGSIGTFAINEALYKSLPYNPSKDFTYLTQAVRNPNLLVAPVSFPASTVAELVAYAKKNPDKVSYASSGTGSSDHLSAILFRQRTNTTGVDVPYKGGAAAIADLIGGQVNVSFQNLGAVLTHVKAGKLKALAVTGESRVPDLPNVPTLAEAGIPDTVVYSWQGFAVPKGTPEPVVKKLSDALRTTLRDPQVEKTLQGLGFEVVASSPEEFAKFQQAEVKRWKDVIQKAGIELQ, from the coding sequence ATGGCCTGCGCCCTGCTCGGCGCGGCCGCCCCCACCCAGGCCCAGCAGTACCCCGACAAGCCGGTCACGATGATCGTGCCCTTCGTGCCGGGCGGCTCGTCCGACATCACGGGACGCTCGGTCACGCCCGGCCTGGCCAAGCTCCTGGGCCAGACCTTCGTGGTCGAGAACAAGGCCGGCGCCAACAGCGCCATCGGCGCGCAGGCCCTGGCGCGCGCCACGCCGGATGGCTACACCATGATGGTGGGCTCGATCGGCACCTTCGCCATCAACGAGGCCCTGTACAAGTCGCTGCCGTACAACCCCAGCAAGGACTTCACGTACCTCACCCAGGCGGTGCGCAATCCCAACCTGCTGGTCGCGCCCGTGTCCTTCCCGGCCAGCACGGTGGCTGAACTGGTCGCCTACGCCAAGAAGAATCCGGACAAGGTGTCGTATGCCTCGTCGGGCACGGGCTCGTCCGACCACCTGTCGGCCATCCTGTTCCGCCAGCGCACCAACACCACCGGCGTGGACGTGCCCTACAAGGGCGGCGCCGCCGCCATCGCGGACCTGATCGGCGGACAGGTCAACGTATCGTTCCAGAACCTGGGCGCGGTGCTGACGCACGTCAAGGCAGGCAAATTGAAGGCCCTGGCCGTCACGGGCGAATCGCGCGTGCCCGACCTGCCCAACGTGCCGACCCTCGCCGAGGCCGGGATTCCCGATACCGTCGTGTACTCGTGGCAAGGCTTCGCCGTGCCCAAGGGCACGCCGGAACCCGTCGTGAAGAAGCTCTCCGATGCGCTGCGCACCACGCTGCGCGATCCGCAGGTCGAGAAGACGCTGCAGGGACTGGGCTTCGAGGTGGTCGCCAGCTCGCCCGAAGAGTTCGCGAAGTTCCAGCAGGCCGAAGTGAAGCGCTGGAAGGACGTCATTCAGAAGGCCGGCATCGAGCTGCAGTGA
- a CDS encoding 2-hydroxyacid dehydrogenase, producing the protein MTKPRILQVGSLAGSPSANARLADTYDVFELWKHEDRARALAEHAQDITVLVTSANMGANAELIDALPSLKAICSWGVGFETIALDAARERGVQVSNTPDVLTDCVADLAWGLMIAGARRMSLGDRFVREGKWGQVHGSIPLGTRVSGKKLGIIGLGRIGEAIARRGQGFDMEVRYHNRRQRDDVPYGYEASLVELARWSDFLVVATVGGPGTRHLVDQQVIEALGPKGLIVNIARGPVIDEAALVAALQAGKLGGAALDVFEHEPKVPDALKQHDDTVLLPHIGSATYETRLAMENLMLDNVKAYFETGKVITPVE; encoded by the coding sequence ATGACCAAACCCCGCATTCTCCAAGTCGGATCGCTGGCCGGATCCCCCTCTGCCAACGCGCGCCTGGCCGATACGTACGACGTATTCGAACTATGGAAGCATGAAGACCGCGCACGCGCGCTGGCCGAGCATGCCCAGGACATCACCGTGCTGGTCACTTCGGCCAACATGGGCGCCAACGCCGAACTCATCGACGCCCTGCCGTCCCTCAAGGCCATCTGCAGCTGGGGCGTGGGCTTCGAGACCATCGCGCTGGACGCGGCGCGCGAACGCGGCGTGCAGGTCAGCAACACCCCCGACGTGCTCACCGACTGCGTGGCCGACCTGGCCTGGGGCCTGATGATCGCTGGTGCCCGGCGCATGAGCCTGGGCGACCGCTTCGTACGCGAAGGCAAATGGGGCCAGGTGCACGGCAGCATCCCGCTGGGCACGCGCGTCAGCGGCAAGAAGCTCGGCATCATCGGGCTGGGCCGCATCGGCGAGGCCATCGCACGCCGCGGCCAGGGCTTCGACATGGAGGTGCGCTATCACAATCGCCGCCAGCGCGACGACGTGCCGTACGGTTACGAGGCCTCGCTGGTCGAACTGGCCCGCTGGTCCGACTTCCTGGTGGTCGCCACCGTGGGCGGCCCCGGCACGCGCCACCTGGTGGACCAGCAGGTCATCGAAGCGCTGGGTCCCAAGGGCCTGATCGTGAACATCGCGCGCGGCCCGGTCATCGACGAGGCGGCGCTGGTGGCGGCACTGCAGGCCGGCAAGCTGGGAGGCGCGGCGCTGGACGTGTTCGAACACGAACCCAAGGTGCCCGATGCCCTGAAGCAGCACGACGACACGGTGCTGCTGCCGCACATCGGCAGCGCCACCTATGAAACGCGTCTGGCGATGGAGAACCTGATGCTGGACAACGTGAAGGCGTATTTCGAGACCGGCAAGGTCATCACGCCAGTGGAGTGA
- a CDS encoding DUF3579 domain-containing protein, translated as MANPVRQFIIHGVTESGARFRPSDWAERLAGVMSQFKPPGCGGNHLTYSPYVLPVVMDGVRGIVVDQRLRELEPLAYKFVVEFARDNQLKTEEREV; from the coding sequence ATGGCAAATCCTGTCAGACAATTCATTATCCACGGCGTCACCGAAAGCGGCGCCCGATTCCGTCCCAGCGATTGGGCCGAGCGCCTTGCCGGCGTGATGTCGCAGTTCAAGCCGCCCGGCTGCGGCGGCAACCACCTGACGTATTCGCCCTATGTGCTGCCCGTCGTCATGGACGGCGTGCGCGGCATCGTGGTGGACCAGCGGCTGCGCGAACTGGAGCCGCTGGCCTACAAGTTCGTGGTCGAGTTCGCGCGCGACAATCAGCTGAAGACCGAGGAACGCGAAGTCTGA
- a CDS encoding aspartate aminotransferase family protein, which produces MSSPLVNIYSRLPVSFTHGQGVWLFDAQGRKYLDGLAGIGVSCLGHGHPRLVAAIAEQAARVIHTSNIYEIPQQAALAQRLAELSGMEEVAFANSGSEANEAAIKLARYYGHQRGNDLPHIISMDSSWHGRTLGTLAATGSEKARKGFEPLPAGFIQVPYNSLDAVRRAGDDEPRTVAVLLEVLQGEGGIRPSDLEYVRGLRELCDARGWLLMIDEVQSGIGRTGKWFAHQWAGIRPDVMTLAKGLAGGVPIGAMVAAGPAAGVLTPGSHGTTFGGSPLACAAGLAVIDALEHEGLLDNAAEVGAYLHDALSQALSGVPGVTEVRGRGLMLGIEVDRPCGILATRAMHAGLLINVTRERVVRLLPPLILSRAEADEIVRLLVPLITQFLADQA; this is translated from the coding sequence ATGTCATCGCCACTGGTCAACATCTATTCCCGCTTGCCCGTCTCGTTCACGCATGGCCAGGGCGTATGGCTGTTCGATGCGCAGGGTCGCAAGTATCTCGATGGACTGGCCGGCATCGGCGTCTCGTGCCTGGGACACGGCCACCCCCGCCTGGTCGCCGCCATCGCCGAACAGGCCGCGCGCGTCATCCATACCTCGAACATCTACGAGATTCCGCAGCAGGCCGCGCTGGCGCAGCGTCTGGCCGAGCTGTCGGGCATGGAGGAAGTCGCCTTCGCCAACAGCGGTTCCGAAGCCAACGAGGCGGCCATCAAGCTGGCGCGCTACTACGGCCACCAGCGCGGCAACGACCTGCCGCACATCATCTCGATGGATTCGTCGTGGCATGGCCGCACGCTGGGCACGCTGGCCGCCACGGGCAGCGAGAAGGCGCGCAAGGGTTTCGAACCCCTGCCGGCCGGCTTCATCCAGGTGCCGTACAACAGCCTGGACGCCGTGCGCCGCGCCGGCGACGACGAACCACGCACCGTGGCCGTGCTGCTCGAGGTGCTGCAGGGCGAAGGCGGCATCCGCCCGTCCGACCTCGAATACGTACGCGGCCTGCGCGAACTGTGCGATGCGCGCGGCTGGCTGCTCATGATCGATGAAGTGCAGTCCGGCATCGGCCGCACCGGCAAGTGGTTCGCTCACCAGTGGGCCGGCATCCGGCCCGACGTGATGACGCTGGCCAAGGGCCTGGCGGGCGGCGTGCCGATCGGCGCCATGGTGGCCGCGGGTCCGGCCGCCGGCGTGCTGACGCCGGGCAGCCATGGCACCACTTTCGGCGGCAGTCCGCTGGCCTGCGCGGCCGGCCTGGCCGTCATCGACGCGCTCGAACACGAAGGCCTGCTCGATAACGCCGCCGAGGTCGGAGCCTATCTGCACGACGCCCTGTCGCAGGCGCTGTCCGGCGTGCCCGGCGTCACCGAAGTGCGCGGCCGCGGCCTGATGCTGGGCATCGAGGTCGACCGCCCCTGCGGCATCCTGGCAACCCGCGCCATGCACGCCGGGCTGTTGATCAACGTGACGCGCGAGCGCGTGGTGCGCCTGCTGCCCCCGCTCATCCTCAGCCGCGCCGAGGCCGACGAGATCGTCCGCCTGCTTGTGCCGCTGATCACGCAGTTCCTGGCGGACCAGGCATAA
- the argF gene encoding ornithine carbamoyltransferase: MTPPANQNGPLRHFLQFKDLSSAEITYVLERARLIKNKFKRYEPHMPLHDRTLAMVFEKASTRTRVSFEAGMYQMGGSVINLTSTDSQLGRAEPIEDTARVISRMVDIVMIRTFEQTRIERFAAHSRVPVINGLTNEYHPCQILADIFTYIEHRGPIAGKTVAWVGDANNMSYTWLQAAELLGFTLHVSTPSGYELEPARIGTPPAGTLRQFKDPMEACRGAHLVTTDVWTSMGYEAENEERRAAFADWCVDADMMAAADPQAIFMHCLPAHRGEEVTGDVIDGPQSVVWDEAENRMHVQKALMEFLLLGQIAD, from the coding sequence ATGACTCCTCCTGCGAATCAAAACGGCCCCTTGCGGCATTTCCTGCAGTTCAAAGACCTGTCGTCCGCCGAGATCACGTACGTGCTCGAGCGCGCCCGTCTCATCAAGAACAAGTTCAAACGCTACGAACCCCACATGCCGCTGCACGACCGCACGCTGGCCATGGTGTTCGAGAAGGCCAGCACGCGCACCCGCGTCTCGTTCGAGGCGGGCATGTACCAGATGGGCGGCTCGGTCATCAACCTGACGTCCACCGACTCGCAGCTGGGCCGCGCCGAACCCATCGAAGATACCGCGCGCGTCATCTCGCGCATGGTCGACATCGTCATGATCCGCACCTTCGAGCAGACGCGCATCGAACGCTTCGCCGCGCACTCGCGCGTGCCGGTCATCAACGGCCTCACCAACGAATACCATCCGTGCCAGATCCTGGCCGACATCTTCACGTACATCGAGCACCGCGGCCCCATCGCCGGCAAGACGGTGGCATGGGTCGGCGATGCCAACAACATGTCCTATACGTGGCTGCAGGCGGCGGAACTGCTGGGCTTCACGCTGCACGTGTCCACGCCGTCGGGCTACGAGCTCGAGCCGGCGCGCATCGGCACGCCGCCGGCGGGCACGCTGCGCCAGTTCAAGGATCCCATGGAAGCCTGCCGCGGCGCGCACCTGGTCACCACCGACGTGTGGACCAGCATGGGCTACGAGGCCGAGAACGAAGAGCGCCGCGCCGCGTTCGCCGACTGGTGCGTCGACGCCGACATGATGGCGGCTGCCGATCCACAGGCCATCTTCATGCACTGCCTGCCCGCCCACCGCGGCGAGGAAGTCACGGGCGACGTCATCGACGGCCCGCAAAGCGTGGTGTGGGACGAGGCTGAGAACCGCATGCACGTGCAGAAGGCGCTGATGGAGTTCCTGCTGCTGGGCCAGATCGCCGACTGA
- a CDS encoding tripartite tricarboxylate transporter substrate binding protein: MSTTVLRRLAHLVMLAVLPLAPAAHAVQPYPAKPITLVVSYPPGGSVDVAARILQAPLAKSLGQPVVIENRGGAGGTIATRHVAEAAPDGYTLLITLSSHTINPAIYANLPFDTLKDLASVSLVASAPQVLVANPNVPADTLAELIEYAGRQQQLPYGSAGTGSPSHIAGELLRLRTQKPLLHVPYRGGGPATVDVLAGQIPLLWVSLPSVTGHIKEGRLKALAVSTAKRTPVLPDVPAVAETVPGFNVDSWYAVFAPAGTPAAVVDKVQAALAAAARDPAVQKAFLEQGAVAVGSTAKELDDVVHAEVPAWRKLAKEAGISVQ, encoded by the coding sequence ATGTCTACTACCGTCCTGCGCCGGCTGGCGCATCTGGTCATGCTGGCCGTGCTGCCCCTGGCGCCCGCGGCCCACGCCGTGCAGCCCTATCCCGCCAAGCCCATCACGCTGGTGGTGTCGTACCCGCCGGGCGGCAGCGTGGACGTGGCGGCGCGCATTCTCCAGGCGCCGCTGGCGAAGTCGCTGGGCCAGCCCGTCGTGATCGAAAACCGGGGCGGCGCGGGCGGCACCATCGCCACCCGCCACGTGGCGGAGGCCGCGCCCGACGGCTATACCTTGCTGATCACGCTGTCCTCGCACACCATCAACCCCGCCATCTACGCCAACCTGCCGTTCGATACCTTGAAGGATCTGGCGTCGGTCTCGCTGGTGGCTTCGGCGCCGCAGGTGCTGGTGGCCAATCCCAATGTGCCGGCCGATACGCTGGCCGAACTGATCGAGTACGCGGGCAGGCAGCAGCAGCTGCCCTATGGTTCGGCGGGCACCGGTTCGCCCAGTCACATCGCCGGCGAGCTGCTGCGGCTGCGTACGCAGAAGCCGCTGCTGCACGTGCCCTATCGCGGCGGCGGTCCGGCCACGGTGGACGTGCTGGCCGGGCAGATTCCGCTGCTGTGGGTTTCGCTGCCCTCTGTAACGGGCCACATCAAAGAGGGGCGCCTGAAGGCGCTCGCGGTCTCCACCGCCAAGCGCACGCCCGTGCTGCCCGACGTGCCGGCCGTGGCCGAGACAGTGCCCGGTTTCAATGTCGATTCGTGGTACGCGGTGTTCGCGCCGGCCGGCACGCCGGCGGCGGTGGTGGACAAGGTGCAGGCGGCGCTGGCTGCCGCGGCCCGCGACCCCGCCGTGCAGAAGGCCTTCCTGGAACAGGGCGCCGTGGCGGTGGGCAGCACGGCCAAGGAGCTCGACGACGTCGTGCACGCCGAAGTGCCGGCCTGGCGCAAGCTGGCGAAGGAAGCGGGCATCAGCGTGCAGTAG
- the argG gene encoding argininosuccinate synthase translates to MTTILPNLPTGQKVGIAFSGGLDTSAALLWMREKGAIPYAYTANLGQPDEPDYDDIPRRAMQYGAENARLIDCRAQLVAEGIAALQAGAFHISTAGITYFNTTPIGRAVTGTMLVAAMKEDGVNIWGDGSTFKGNDIERFYRYGLLTNPELKIYKPWLDQQFIDELGGRAEMSEYMRRAGFDYKMSAEKAYSTDSNMLGATHEAKDLENLNSGIRIVKPIMGVAFWRDDVAVAAEEVTVRFEEGQPVALNGVEYADPVELLAEANRIGGRHGLGMSDQIENRIIEAKSRGIYEAPGLALLFIAYERLVTGIHNEDTIEQYRDNGRKLGRLLYQGRWFDPQAIMLRETAQRWVARAITGEVTVELRRGNDYSILDTVSSNLTYAPERLSMEKVENAPFTPADRIGQLTMRNLDIVDTREKLFTYVKTGLLASSGGAALPQLQDGASGKKKP, encoded by the coding sequence ATGACCACTATCCTCCCGAACCTTCCCACCGGCCAGAAGGTCGGCATCGCCTTCTCCGGCGGCCTGGATACCAGCGCCGCCCTGCTCTGGATGCGTGAGAAAGGCGCCATTCCGTACGCCTACACCGCCAACCTGGGCCAGCCCGACGAACCCGACTACGACGACATTCCTCGTCGCGCCATGCAGTACGGCGCCGAGAACGCCCGGCTCATCGACTGCCGCGCGCAGCTCGTGGCCGAAGGCATCGCGGCCCTGCAGGCCGGGGCCTTCCACATCTCGACGGCCGGCATCACGTACTTCAACACCACGCCCATCGGCCGCGCCGTCACCGGCACCATGCTGGTGGCCGCCATGAAAGAAGACGGCGTCAACATCTGGGGTGACGGCAGCACGTTCAAGGGCAACGACATCGAGCGCTTCTACCGCTACGGCCTGCTGACCAACCCCGAGCTGAAGATCTACAAGCCCTGGCTCGACCAGCAGTTCATCGACGAACTGGGCGGCCGCGCCGAGATGTCCGAGTACATGCGCCGCGCCGGCTTCGACTACAAGATGTCGGCCGAAAAGGCGTACTCCACCGACTCGAACATGCTGGGCGCCACGCACGAGGCCAAGGATCTCGAGAACCTGAACTCCGGCATCCGCATCGTCAAGCCCATCATGGGCGTGGCGTTCTGGCGCGACGACGTGGCCGTGGCCGCCGAGGAAGTCACCGTGCGCTTCGAGGAAGGTCAGCCGGTGGCGCTGAACGGCGTCGAGTATGCCGACCCCGTCGAACTGCTGGCCGAAGCCAACCGCATCGGCGGCCGCCACGGCCTGGGCATGAGCGACCAGATCGAGAACCGCATCATCGAAGCCAAGAGCCGCGGCATCTACGAGGCCCCGGGACTGGCGCTGCTGTTCATCGCCTACGAGCGCCTGGTCACCGGCATCCACAACGAAGACACCATCGAGCAGTACCGCGACAACGGCCGCAAGCTGGGTCGCCTGCTGTACCAGGGCCGCTGGTTCGACCCGCAAGCCATCATGCTGCGCGAAACCGCGCAGCGCTGGGTGGCGCGCGCCATCACCGGCGAGGTCACGGTCGAGCTGCGCCGCGGCAACGACTACTCCATCCTCGACACGGTGTCGTCCAACCTGACCTACGCGCCCGAGCGCCTGTCCATGGAAAAGGTCGAGAACGCGCCGTTCACGCCAGCCGATCGCATCGGCCAGCTCACCATGCGCAACCTCGACATCGTCGATACCCGCGAAAAGCTCTTCACCTACGTCAAGACCGGGCTCCTGGCCTCCTCCGGCGGCGCCGCCCTGCCCCAGCTGCAGGACGGCGCGTCCGGCAAGAAGAAGCCTTGA
- a CDS encoding response regulator, whose protein sequence is MTKILIVDDEPLVAEMLQDRLEAEGFEVVIQHNGLDALQTMLTLRPDVVISDLMMPSMGGVPMLTAMQENAYLADTPVILMSGRSEDDVPRDCRNYAAFLRKPMALDDMVAAVQRVTSRHD, encoded by the coding sequence ATGACCAAGATCCTCATCGTCGACGACGAGCCGCTGGTGGCTGAAATGCTGCAAGACCGCCTCGAGGCCGAAGGCTTCGAGGTGGTCATCCAGCACAATGGGCTGGATGCGCTGCAGACCATGCTGACGCTGCGGCCCGACGTGGTCATCTCCGACCTGATGATGCCCAGCATGGGCGGCGTGCCCATGCTGACCGCAATGCAGGAAAACGCCTACCTGGCCGATACGCCCGTCATCCTGATGAGCGGGCGTTCCGAGGACGACGTGCCGCGGGACTGCCGCAATTACGCGGCGTTCCTGCGCAAGCCCATGGCGCTGGACGACATGGTGGCCGCGGTGCAACGGGTGACGTCCCGGCACGACTGA